One window of the Rosa rugosa chromosome 3, drRosRugo1.1, whole genome shotgun sequence genome contains the following:
- the LOC133740277 gene encoding pleiotropic drug resistance protein 1-like isoform X3 — protein MTLLLGPPGSGKTTLLLALAGKLGKDLKRSGRVTYNGLGMDEFVPERTAAYISQYDLHIPELTVRETLAFSARCQGVGPRYEMLVELLRREKAANIMPDSDLDVYMKAAALKGQETTVITDYILKVLGLEVCADTMVGDQMRRGISGGQRKRLTTGEMLVGPARALFMDEISTGLDSSTTFQIVNSLRQSIHILNGTAVISLLQPAPETYDLFDDIILLSDGHIVYQGPRENVLEFFEYMGFRCPERKGVADFLQEVTSWKDQEQYWTDKDKPYSFVTSKEFSEALQSFHIGQELGDELARPFDKSRGNPASLTTEKYGVSKKELFKACLSRHYLLMKRNSFVYITRMTMFLITAFVTMTLFLRTEMHRDTVEDGGIYMGAMFFTMMVIMFNGYSDLAMTLMKLPVFYKQRDLLFYPAWAYSLPTVIIRIPMTFVEVSIWMAITYYGIGYDPSIGRFCKQFLVLVCISQMANGLFRLIGALGRNMTVANTFGSVALLCCFVLGGFMLSREEMKNWLLWGYWLSPMTYGTDAMAVNEFFGKSWRHVPPNSTESLGVMVLKSRGVFPDASWYWIGVVALFGYFLLFNFLYTLALQLLEPLDKPQAVLSKEALAVTHAMKTGETIELSPTGNNSIGVGNEVLENVSANRPMQQGMILPFQPLSITFTEIRYAVDMPQEMKDQGITEDRLELLKGVSGAFRPGVLTALMGVSGAGKTTLLDVLAGRKTGGYIEGNITISGYPKKQETFARISGYCEQTDIHSPHVTVYESLIYSAWLRLSPEVDSPTRKMFIEEVMELVELTSIREALVGLTGGNGLSTEQRKRLTIAVELVANPSIIFMDEPTSGLDARAAAIVMRTVRNTVDTGRTVVCTIHQPSIDIFDAFDEMLLLKQGGEEIYVGPLGYHSSYLIGYFEGISGVSKMKNGYNPATWMLEVTSAAQEAALGINFTDIYKNSEAYRRNKALVKELSIPPPNTRDLYFPTKYSQSFYTQCKACLWKQHLSYWRNQAYSAVRLLFTTLIALATGTLFWGLGSRRQKQQDLFNAMGAMYSAILFIGPQNTSTVQPVVGIERIVFYRERAAGMYSALPYAFGQVGIELPYTLIQTIIYVVISYTMIGFEWTVSKFFWQLFFIYFTYLYFTLYGMMSVAITPNIAVSAVVSTAFNPLWNVFSGFIIPKSVISTCDR, from the exons ATGACACTGCTTTTAGGCCCTCCAGGCTCCGGAAAGACCACATTGCTATTGGCATTGGCTGGAAAGCTTGGTAAAGATCTTAAA AGATCTGGAAGAGTTACCTACAATGGACTTGGGATGGATGAGTTTGTACCAGAGAGGACAGCAGCTTACATTAGTCAATATGATCTTCACATACCAGAGTTGACTGTGAGAGAAACTCTAGCTTTTTCAGCAAGATGTCAAGGGGTCGGACCACGTTATG aaatgtTAGTAGAACTACTAAGAAGAGAGAAGGCTGCAAATATTATGCCAGATTCTGATCTTGATGTCTACATGAAG GCAGCAGCACTAAAAGGACAGGAAACCACTGTGATTACAGATTATATACTCAAG GTTTTGGGACTTGAAGTTTGTGCAGACACCATGGTAGGGGATCAAATGAGACGAGGTATATCTGGTGGCCAAAGAAAGCGACTCACCACAG GGGAAATGCTTGTTGGGCCAGCAAGAGCACTTTTTATGGATGAGATATCAACTGGCCTGGACAGTTCAACAACATTTCAGATAGTAAATTCACTACGACAATCCATTCACATTCTCAATGGAACTGCTGTAATCTCTCTCCTGCAGCCAGCACCAGAAACTTATGATCTCTTTGATGATATAATTCTCCTCTCAGATGGGCACATTGTGTATCAAGGTCCTCGcgaaaatgtgcttgagttctTTGAGTACATGGGCTTCCGATGTCCAGAGAGGAAAGGAGTCGCTGATTTCCTCCAAGAA GTGACATCATGGAAAGACCAAGAGCAATATTGGACCGATAAAGATAAGCCTTATAGCTTTGTCACGTCCAAGGAATTTTCTGAAGCATTGCAGTCATTTCACATTGGTCAAGAACTCGGTGATGAGCTTGCTAGACCTTTTGACAAGTCTAGAGGAAACCCTGCATCTTTAACAACTGAGAAGTACGGCGTTAGCAAGAAGGAACTTTTTAAAGCTTGTCTGTCTAGACATTATTTGCTCATGAAGAGGAACTCGTTTGTCTACATTACCAGAATGACAATG TTTCTCATAACTGCTTTTGTGACAATGACACTATTCCTACGGACTGAGATGCACCGGGATACAGTAGAAGATGGTGGCATTTATATGGGAGCTATGTTCTTCACAATGATGGTAATTATGTTCAATGGATACTCAGACCTTGCTATGACTCTCATGAAACTTCCTGTGTTTTACAAGCAAAGGGACCTGCTCTTCTATCCTGCTTGGGCATACTCTTTACCAACAGTGATTATAAGAATCCCCATGACCTTTGTGGAAGTTTCCATTTGGATGGCCATCACTTACTACGGTATTGGTTATGATCCAAGCATTGGAAG GTTCTGCAAGCAGTTCCTTGTACTAGTGTGCATTAGCCAGATGGCAAACGGACTGTTCCGATTGATAGGTGCATTAGGAAGGAACATGACTGTTGCAAACACATTTGGATCTGTTGCTTTACTATGCTGTTTTGTTCTGGGTGGCTTTATGTTATCACGAG AGGAGATGAAGAACTGGTTGTTGTGGGGATATTGGCTCTCACCGATGACGTATGGAACGGATGCAATGGCTGTCAATGAATTTTTTGGAAAAAGTTGGAGACAT GTTCCTCCCAACTCAACAGAATCGTTAGGAGTTATGGTCTTGAAGTCTCGAGGGGTATTCCCAGATGCAAGTTGGTACTGGATTGGAGTAGTAGCTTTATTTGGATATTTTCTTCTGTTCAACTTCCTTTACACTTTGGCACTTCAGCTTCTGGAAC CACTTGATAAGCCTCAGGCAGTATTGTCCAAAGAGGCTTTGGCAGTGACACACGCCATGAAAACTGGAGAGACCATTGAGCTATCGCCAACAGGAAACAATTCTATTG GAGTAGGGAATGAAGTTCTAGAGAATGTGTCAGCCAATCGTCCCATGCAGCAAGGAATGATTCTTCCTTTTCAACCCCTCTCAATTACTTTTACTGAAATCAGATATGCAGTTGACATGCCACAG GAAATGAAAGATCAAGGCATTACTGAGGATCGACTAGAACTGCTGAAGGGTGTGAGTGGTGCTTTCAGGCCTGGGGTCCTAACAGCTCTAATGGGTGTTAGCGGTGCTGGAAAGACTACTTTACTGGATGTCCTGGCAGGAAGGAAAACCGGTGGATATATTGAAGGAAACATTACCATTTCTGGGTATCCAAAAAAGCAAGAAACATTTGCTCGTATCTCAGGATATTGTGAGCAGACAGATATACACTCTCCACATGTTACGGTTTATGAGTCTTTGATTTATTCTGCATGGCTCCGGTTGTCCCCTGAGGTTGATTCTCCAACCAGAAAG ATGTTTATTGAAGAAGTCATGGAACTTGTGGAACTGACCTCAATTAGGGAAGCACTTGTTGGATTGACTGGAGGGAATGGTCTCTCGACTGAGCAGCGCAAAAGACTAACAATTGCAGTAGAGCTTGTTGCCAACCCATCCATAATATTTATGGATGAGCCCACCTCTGGCCTTGATGCCAGGGCAGCAGCAATTGTAATGAGAACAGTGAGGAATACAGTGGATACCGGAAGAACAGTAGTCTGCACCATCCACCAGCCAAGCATTGATATATTTGATGCTTTTGATGAG ATGCTCCTTCTGAAACAGGGTGGCGAAGAAATATACGTTGGCCCTTTAGGCTACCATTCTTCCTACTTGATCGGATACTTTGAG GGAATTAGTGGagtttctaaaatgaagaaTGGTTACAATCCTGCAACTTGGATGTTGGAGGTTACTTCTGCAGCTCAAGAAGCAGCTCTAGGGATTAATTTCACAGACATATACAAGAATTCAGAAGCATACAG GAGAAACAAGGCCTTGGTCAAGGAACTAAGTATTCCTCCACCGAATACAAGAGACTTGTACTTCCCAACAAAATATTCTCAGTCTTTCTATACCCAGTGCAAAGCTTGCTTATGGAAGCAACATTTGTCTTACTGGAGAAACCAGGCATACAGTGCAGTTAGACTTCTTTTCACAACATTGATAGCTTTAGCAACCGGGACATTATTCTGGGGTCTTGGCTCCAGAAG GCAAAAGCAGCAAGATCTTTTTAACGCAATGGGTGCTATGTATTCTGCTATTCTCTTCATTGGGCCACAAAATACCTCAACAGTGCAGCCAGTTGTAGGCATTGAGCGAATAGTCTTTTACAGAGAAAGGGCTGCCGGAATGTACTCTGCCTTGCCATATGCCTTTGGACAG GTTGGCATTGAGCTCCCATACACTTTGATCCAAACTATCATATATGTGGTTATATCATACACGATGATCGGATTTGAGTGGACGGTCAGCAAGTTCTTTTGGCAACTATTCTTCATATACTTCACTTACTTATACTTCACCTTATATGGCATGATGAGTGTGGCCATTACTCCCAACATTGCCGTTTCCGCTGTAGTTTCCACGGCATTCAACCCGCTATGGAACGTTTTTTCAGGATTTATCATTCCCAAATCAGTGATTTCTACATGTGACAGATGA
- the LOC133740277 gene encoding pleiotropic drug resistance protein 1-like isoform X4, which translates to MTLLLGPPGSGKTTLLLALAGKLGKDLKRSGRVTYNGLGMDEFVPERTAAYISQYDLHIPELTVRETLAFSARCQGVGPRYEMLVELLRREKAANIMPDSDLDVYMKAAALKGQETTVITDYILKVLGLEVCADTMVGDQMRRGISGGQRKRLTTGEMLVGPARALFMDEISTGLDSSTTFQIVNSLRQSIHILNGTAVISLLQPAPETYDLFDDIILLSDGHIVYQGPRENVLEFFEYMGFRCPERKGVADFLQEVTSWKDQEQYWTDKDKPYSFVTSKEFSEALQSFHIGQELGDELARPFDKSRGNPASLTTEKYGVSKKELFKACLSRHYLLMKRNSFVYITRMTMFLITAFVTMTLFLRTEMHRDTVEDGGIYMGAMFFTMMVIMFNGYSDLAMTLMKLPVFYKQRDLLFYPAWAYSLPTVIIRIPMTFVEVSIWMAITYYGIGYDPSIGRFCKQFLVLVCISQMANGLFRLIGALGRNMTVANTFGSVALLCCFVLGGFMLSREEMKNWLLWGYWLSPMTYGTDAMAVNEFFGKSWRHVPPNSTESLGVMVLKSRGVFPDASWYWIGVVALFGYFLLFNFLYTLALQLLEPLDKPQAVLSKEALAVTHAMKTGETIELSPTGNNSIGVGNEVLENVSANRPMQQGMILPFQPLSITFTEIRYAVDMPQEMKDQGITEDRLELLKGVSGAFRPGVLTALMGVSGAGKTTLLDVLAGRKTGGYIEGNITISGYPKKQETFARISGYCEQTDIHSPHVTVYESLIYSAWLRLSPEVDSPTRKMFIEEVMELVELTSIREALVGLTGGNGLSTEQRKRLTIAVELVANPSIIFMDEPTSGLDARAAAIVMRTVRNTVDTGRTVVCTIHQPSIDIFDAFDEMLLLKQGGEEIYVGPLGYHSSYLIGYFEGISGVSKMKNGYNPATWMLEVTSAAQEAALGINFTDIYKNSEAYRRNKALVKELSIPPPNTRDLYFPTKYSQSFYTQCKACLWKQHLSYWRNQAYSAVRLLFTTLIALATGTLFWGLGSRRQKQQDLFNAMGAMYSAILFIGPQNTSTVQPVVGIERIVFYRERAAGMYSALPYAFGQRIPIWWRWFYWSCPVSWSLYGMIGSQFGGIEDRLDSGETVDAFTRTYFGYREDFMSVVAIVLVAFSVLFGSVFAFTIKAFNFQKR; encoded by the exons ATGACACTGCTTTTAGGCCCTCCAGGCTCCGGAAAGACCACATTGCTATTGGCATTGGCTGGAAAGCTTGGTAAAGATCTTAAA AGATCTGGAAGAGTTACCTACAATGGACTTGGGATGGATGAGTTTGTACCAGAGAGGACAGCAGCTTACATTAGTCAATATGATCTTCACATACCAGAGTTGACTGTGAGAGAAACTCTAGCTTTTTCAGCAAGATGTCAAGGGGTCGGACCACGTTATG aaatgtTAGTAGAACTACTAAGAAGAGAGAAGGCTGCAAATATTATGCCAGATTCTGATCTTGATGTCTACATGAAG GCAGCAGCACTAAAAGGACAGGAAACCACTGTGATTACAGATTATATACTCAAG GTTTTGGGACTTGAAGTTTGTGCAGACACCATGGTAGGGGATCAAATGAGACGAGGTATATCTGGTGGCCAAAGAAAGCGACTCACCACAG GGGAAATGCTTGTTGGGCCAGCAAGAGCACTTTTTATGGATGAGATATCAACTGGCCTGGACAGTTCAACAACATTTCAGATAGTAAATTCACTACGACAATCCATTCACATTCTCAATGGAACTGCTGTAATCTCTCTCCTGCAGCCAGCACCAGAAACTTATGATCTCTTTGATGATATAATTCTCCTCTCAGATGGGCACATTGTGTATCAAGGTCCTCGcgaaaatgtgcttgagttctTTGAGTACATGGGCTTCCGATGTCCAGAGAGGAAAGGAGTCGCTGATTTCCTCCAAGAA GTGACATCATGGAAAGACCAAGAGCAATATTGGACCGATAAAGATAAGCCTTATAGCTTTGTCACGTCCAAGGAATTTTCTGAAGCATTGCAGTCATTTCACATTGGTCAAGAACTCGGTGATGAGCTTGCTAGACCTTTTGACAAGTCTAGAGGAAACCCTGCATCTTTAACAACTGAGAAGTACGGCGTTAGCAAGAAGGAACTTTTTAAAGCTTGTCTGTCTAGACATTATTTGCTCATGAAGAGGAACTCGTTTGTCTACATTACCAGAATGACAATG TTTCTCATAACTGCTTTTGTGACAATGACACTATTCCTACGGACTGAGATGCACCGGGATACAGTAGAAGATGGTGGCATTTATATGGGAGCTATGTTCTTCACAATGATGGTAATTATGTTCAATGGATACTCAGACCTTGCTATGACTCTCATGAAACTTCCTGTGTTTTACAAGCAAAGGGACCTGCTCTTCTATCCTGCTTGGGCATACTCTTTACCAACAGTGATTATAAGAATCCCCATGACCTTTGTGGAAGTTTCCATTTGGATGGCCATCACTTACTACGGTATTGGTTATGATCCAAGCATTGGAAG GTTCTGCAAGCAGTTCCTTGTACTAGTGTGCATTAGCCAGATGGCAAACGGACTGTTCCGATTGATAGGTGCATTAGGAAGGAACATGACTGTTGCAAACACATTTGGATCTGTTGCTTTACTATGCTGTTTTGTTCTGGGTGGCTTTATGTTATCACGAG AGGAGATGAAGAACTGGTTGTTGTGGGGATATTGGCTCTCACCGATGACGTATGGAACGGATGCAATGGCTGTCAATGAATTTTTTGGAAAAAGTTGGAGACAT GTTCCTCCCAACTCAACAGAATCGTTAGGAGTTATGGTCTTGAAGTCTCGAGGGGTATTCCCAGATGCAAGTTGGTACTGGATTGGAGTAGTAGCTTTATTTGGATATTTTCTTCTGTTCAACTTCCTTTACACTTTGGCACTTCAGCTTCTGGAAC CACTTGATAAGCCTCAGGCAGTATTGTCCAAAGAGGCTTTGGCAGTGACACACGCCATGAAAACTGGAGAGACCATTGAGCTATCGCCAACAGGAAACAATTCTATTG GAGTAGGGAATGAAGTTCTAGAGAATGTGTCAGCCAATCGTCCCATGCAGCAAGGAATGATTCTTCCTTTTCAACCCCTCTCAATTACTTTTACTGAAATCAGATATGCAGTTGACATGCCACAG GAAATGAAAGATCAAGGCATTACTGAGGATCGACTAGAACTGCTGAAGGGTGTGAGTGGTGCTTTCAGGCCTGGGGTCCTAACAGCTCTAATGGGTGTTAGCGGTGCTGGAAAGACTACTTTACTGGATGTCCTGGCAGGAAGGAAAACCGGTGGATATATTGAAGGAAACATTACCATTTCTGGGTATCCAAAAAAGCAAGAAACATTTGCTCGTATCTCAGGATATTGTGAGCAGACAGATATACACTCTCCACATGTTACGGTTTATGAGTCTTTGATTTATTCTGCATGGCTCCGGTTGTCCCCTGAGGTTGATTCTCCAACCAGAAAG ATGTTTATTGAAGAAGTCATGGAACTTGTGGAACTGACCTCAATTAGGGAAGCACTTGTTGGATTGACTGGAGGGAATGGTCTCTCGACTGAGCAGCGCAAAAGACTAACAATTGCAGTAGAGCTTGTTGCCAACCCATCCATAATATTTATGGATGAGCCCACCTCTGGCCTTGATGCCAGGGCAGCAGCAATTGTAATGAGAACAGTGAGGAATACAGTGGATACCGGAAGAACAGTAGTCTGCACCATCCACCAGCCAAGCATTGATATATTTGATGCTTTTGATGAG ATGCTCCTTCTGAAACAGGGTGGCGAAGAAATATACGTTGGCCCTTTAGGCTACCATTCTTCCTACTTGATCGGATACTTTGAG GGAATTAGTGGagtttctaaaatgaagaaTGGTTACAATCCTGCAACTTGGATGTTGGAGGTTACTTCTGCAGCTCAAGAAGCAGCTCTAGGGATTAATTTCACAGACATATACAAGAATTCAGAAGCATACAG GAGAAACAAGGCCTTGGTCAAGGAACTAAGTATTCCTCCACCGAATACAAGAGACTTGTACTTCCCAACAAAATATTCTCAGTCTTTCTATACCCAGTGCAAAGCTTGCTTATGGAAGCAACATTTGTCTTACTGGAGAAACCAGGCATACAGTGCAGTTAGACTTCTTTTCACAACATTGATAGCTTTAGCAACCGGGACATTATTCTGGGGTCTTGGCTCCAGAAG GCAAAAGCAGCAAGATCTTTTTAACGCAATGGGTGCTATGTATTCTGCTATTCTCTTCATTGGGCCACAAAATACCTCAACAGTGCAGCCAGTTGTAGGCATTGAGCGAATAGTCTTTTACAGAGAAAGGGCTGCCGGAATGTACTCTGCCTTGCCATATGCCTTTGGACAG AGAATTCCAATATGGTGGAGATGGTTCTACTGGTCGTGCCCAGTCTCTTGGAGCTTGTACGGAATGATTGGTTCGCAGTTTGGAGGCATTGAGGACAGGCTTGATTCCGGCGAAACTGTGGACGCTTTTACCAGGACTTATTTTGGGTATAGAGAAGACTTTATGAGTGTTGTTGCAATAGTGCTCGTAGCTTTTTCAGTGCTCTTTGGATCCGTCTTTGCCTTTACAATCAAAGCCTTTAACTTTCAAAAGAGATGA